The proteins below come from a single Juglans regia cultivar Chandler chromosome 12, Walnut 2.0, whole genome shotgun sequence genomic window:
- the LOC118343962 gene encoding uncharacterized protein LOC118343962 codes for MDVWSQGPAVLQKTSIRPGNFGDLVKALISTCDRNTIELFAFAARNIWHRRNLFIFENSFIHPCEVMQTAKKSQYEFKAAQPKLLTPSQGMIAEDWHWKPPPPGVTKINWDAGLNEGQGRAGFGLVARDSQGNVIASKKFSRPSLFDPLLAEAQGALYAVDLAIDLGCSSIILEGDSLSIVKCLEQPVDRWDRVGMILNDTKSKLSGLVSWEVIFVKRAANVFAHQLAKAALSIPEELVAFVVSPDSLDVVTSDDV; via the coding sequence ATGGATGTGTGGAGTCAAGGTCCAGCTGTGTTGCAGAAAACCTCTATTAGACCTggaaattttggtgatttagtAAAGGCTCTAATCTCAACCTGTGATCGAAATACTATTGAATTATTTGCTTTTGCAGCTAGGAACATTTGGCATAGGAGGAACCTGTTTATTTTTGagaattcatttattcatcCCTGTGAAGTTATGCAGACAGCCAAGAAATCTCAGTATGAATTCAAAGCTGCTCAACCCAAGCTTCTTACACCTTCTCAAGGGATGATAGCAGAGGATTGGCACTGGAAACCTCCTCCGCCAGGTGTTACTAAGATCAATTGGGATGCAGGATTGAATGAAGGACAAGGCAGAGCTGGCTTTGGTTTAGTAGCTCGTGATTCTCAAGGAAATGTGATAGCGTCCAAAAAATTTTCTAGGCCAAGTTTATTTGATCCTCTACTTGCTGAAGCTCAAGGGGCCTTGTATGCAGTTGATCTAGCAATAGATTTGGGATGCAGTTCTATCATTCTGGAGGGTGATTCTCTTTCAATTGTCAAATGCTTAGAGCAACCAGTGGATAGATGGGATCGGGTGGGGATGATTCTAAATGATACCAAGTCTAAACTTTCAGGTTTAGTTAGTTGGGAAGTTATATTTGTTAAACGAGCAGCTAATGTTTTTGCTCATCAACTTGCAAAAGCTGCACTATCAATTCCTGAGGAGCTTGTTGCCTTTGTTGTTAGTCCAGATAGTTTGGATGTTGTAACTTCTGATGATGTTTAA